A single window of Desulfovibrio inopinatus DSM 10711 DNA harbors:
- a CDS encoding MMPL family transporter — MKKPEILGPALFSRLFELVWRPIADRPWWVIGVGLFLALLAIGAAAGFLRLDSNQDHLVSPEIPYQRRYLNALENFGDQEYLFVVIQTGKNPKGMEQAKQFADHLAGLLSRRPDIISEVRYRVGEQDFKNKALYFAPLKTVESLSDGIDTMAPFARVYGRDPSLAHFFDEAAQLFLSPPKNAAKVRLEDITQATQPLGRLLDAMQHALSQGKVSPSTFSFMPQSGTFHYFFTHDNALLVMKVLPVKNFETMDVVGDALSFTRTAIDATRVTFPDVHVGLTGRPALHADEMHTTDKDMTRASILAIVCVGILFVLVLHGWLRPVLIVGSLVVGMAWTFGFVTLSLGSLNLLSIVFALVLVGIGSDFGVHLAIRHMEETARGIEPKTAMKTALFDTGPSIVMGAVTSVCAFYTVVGSDFTGLAELGLVGGTGILLCLVAMLTVLPALMLVCTSKNPPVGAMLHRLPSMRFMRPIFKYHRGLLLVIALVSFAGLPFLYDVHFSYNLLELQADGLESVRFEKKLVNSADESTWFAMSAANDIDGVQRLEAAFRNTPGVAKVESVLEYLPKQQEEKERLLHRAAQALAGVTVAPAVVGVDPVQLDEALMFFQGALESLSDKLFAMAASAPLTAVAELIEKVEAVRDILITDSASASRLQGLQTTLRNEFADTLTHLLPMLSTSPAEIDDLPASIRDLTIGKDGRYLVKIMPKDNIWQFDKLTTFVAALRTVDPDVTGVPVGVYESSQLMHRTFMIAALTTLVLVAGILWVYERNIVAVALNLLPLGVGLLWLLELMGIIGIPFTLANFFAVPVLIAIGVDGGVHFLARHSKLGHGQSLFDTGTPTAVTLSFATTMIGFGGLLFAHHRGLAGLGAIMVLGSFTCMAACLLVMPAVFKEIDARKRPYMK, encoded by the coding sequence ATGAAAAAGCCTGAAATTCTTGGTCCTGCCTTGTTCTCTCGATTATTTGAGCTTGTTTGGCGACCGATTGCTGACCGGCCGTGGTGGGTAATTGGTGTTGGTCTTTTTCTGGCTTTGCTTGCCATCGGGGCGGCTGCGGGCTTCTTGCGTTTGGATAGCAACCAGGATCATCTTGTTTCCCCTGAGATTCCATACCAGCGCCGCTATCTCAATGCTTTGGAAAATTTTGGAGATCAAGAATACCTGTTTGTCGTCATTCAGACCGGGAAAAATCCGAAAGGGATGGAACAGGCAAAACAATTTGCAGACCATCTTGCCGGTCTTCTCTCTCGCCGGCCGGATATCATCAGTGAAGTACGGTATCGAGTTGGTGAACAAGATTTCAAAAATAAAGCCTTGTATTTTGCTCCTCTCAAAACGGTAGAGTCGTTATCTGATGGTATTGATACGATGGCTCCATTCGCTCGTGTCTATGGCCGGGACCCCTCGCTCGCGCATTTTTTCGATGAGGCAGCACAATTGTTTCTGTCTCCCCCCAAGAATGCGGCGAAAGTTCGGCTTGAAGACATAACGCAAGCGACACAACCTCTTGGTCGCCTTCTTGATGCGATGCAACACGCCCTGTCACAAGGGAAGGTATCTCCCTCCACATTTTCATTCATGCCCCAAAGTGGGACATTTCATTATTTTTTTACGCACGATAACGCCTTGCTCGTCATGAAAGTTTTGCCGGTAAAAAATTTTGAAACGATGGATGTTGTCGGCGACGCATTGTCCTTCACTCGCACGGCTATTGATGCAACTCGTGTCACCTTTCCGGATGTTCATGTCGGGTTAACCGGTCGACCGGCACTCCATGCCGACGAGATGCATACAACAGACAAAGATATGACCCGCGCCTCCATCCTCGCCATCGTGTGCGTGGGAATCTTGTTTGTTTTGGTTCTCCACGGCTGGCTCCGGCCTGTACTTATTGTCGGAAGTCTTGTTGTCGGCATGGCTTGGACATTTGGGTTTGTCACGTTGAGCCTTGGTTCTTTGAATTTACTCTCGATTGTATTTGCTCTTGTGCTTGTGGGGATTGGTTCAGATTTCGGTGTCCACTTGGCTATTCGGCATATGGAAGAAACAGCTCGAGGTATTGAACCCAAAACCGCGATGAAGACGGCGTTGTTCGATACCGGACCGAGCATTGTCATGGGAGCGGTCACGTCGGTATGTGCGTTCTATACAGTTGTCGGATCAGATTTTACAGGTCTCGCCGAGCTTGGGCTTGTTGGAGGAACCGGTATTCTGCTTTGTCTTGTTGCAATGTTGACAGTTCTTCCGGCCCTGATGCTGGTCTGCACCTCAAAGAATCCTCCTGTGGGGGCAATGCTTCATCGCTTACCGTCCATGCGATTTATGCGACCGATATTCAAATATCATCGTGGATTGCTGCTTGTCATTGCCTTGGTGAGTTTTGCCGGTTTGCCTTTTCTGTATGACGTCCATTTCAGTTACAATTTGCTTGAGCTTCAGGCTGATGGATTGGAATCCGTACGTTTCGAAAAAAAACTTGTGAATTCGGCTGATGAATCGACCTGGTTTGCCATGTCTGCAGCAAACGATATTGACGGGGTCCAACGATTGGAGGCCGCGTTTCGTAATACACCCGGGGTGGCAAAAGTCGAAAGTGTTTTGGAGTATTTGCCAAAGCAGCAAGAAGAAAAAGAACGTTTGCTTCATAGAGCAGCACAAGCGCTTGCTGGCGTCACGGTGGCACCAGCCGTTGTCGGTGTAGACCCGGTTCAACTTGATGAGGCATTGATGTTCTTTCAGGGAGCATTGGAATCGCTCTCTGATAAACTTTTTGCCATGGCGGCTTCTGCTCCGTTAACCGCCGTGGCCGAGTTGATAGAGAAAGTTGAGGCGGTTCGGGATATACTCATCACCGATTCGGCCTCGGCATCTCGGCTTCAGGGACTCCAGACAACGCTTCGCAATGAATTTGCGGACACGCTGACGCATTTATTGCCAATGTTATCAACATCTCCAGCCGAGATCGATGATTTACCGGCTTCCATACGCGATTTGACCATTGGGAAGGATGGGCGATATTTGGTTAAAATCATGCCCAAAGACAATATTTGGCAGTTCGACAAGCTGACCACGTTTGTTGCGGCATTGCGAACAGTTGACCCTGATGTCACCGGCGTCCCCGTGGGAGTATATGAATCGTCGCAACTTATGCATCGTACATTTATGATAGCAGCGTTGACAACTCTTGTCCTTGTGGCGGGCATTTTGTGGGTGTATGAGCGCAATATTGTGGCTGTTGCCCTGAACTTGCTCCCGTTGGGTGTTGGACTTTTGTGGTTGTTGGAATTGATGGGTATAATCGGTATTCCATTTACCTTGGCGAACTTTTTTGCTGTTCCTGTTCTCATTGCCATTGGGGTTGATGGTGGAGTGCATTTTCTTGCTCGACACTCCAAACTTGGGCATGGACAATCACTTTTTGATACAGGAACACCAACGGCTGTTACGTTAAGTTTTGCGACAACAATGATTGGATTTGGAGGATTGCTTTTTGCGCATCATCGAGGTCTGGCCGGACTTGGTGCCATTATGGTGCTTGGATCCTTCACTTGTATGGCGGCGTGTCTTCTTGTGATGCCTGC
- the ispH gene encoding 4-hydroxy-3-methylbut-2-enyl diphosphate reductase, with product MEVIRAKYAGFCMGVDLALNKLDSLVENNQSQNSIYTLGPIIHNPLVLEDYAKRGVFVADSHETIPEGASTVIRAHGIPKQVEARLRAQNLNVVDATCPKVKKAQLLIGRQADDGRILLLFGEETHPEVKGLLSYAHAGAFVFGSEEELDSFAFSRDDRYCLAAQTTQDRERFETMAQKLNQREDIDVIVLHTICDATKRRQEEAVALAHEVDFMVVVGGFNSGNTRRLAKVVQAQGTPCVHVETRKDLPLDKLAKVTKIGMTSGASTPKSVFEDIYQCLIGL from the coding sequence ATGGAAGTCATTCGCGCCAAATACGCTGGCTTTTGCATGGGCGTGGACCTCGCCTTAAACAAGCTGGATTCTCTTGTCGAAAACAATCAGTCGCAAAATTCCATCTACACGTTGGGTCCCATCATCCACAATCCCCTCGTCCTGGAGGATTACGCGAAACGCGGAGTGTTCGTAGCGGATTCCCACGAAACCATTCCGGAAGGCGCCTCAACCGTTATCCGTGCACATGGGATTCCCAAGCAGGTGGAAGCACGGCTCCGAGCTCAAAATCTCAATGTTGTCGATGCAACATGTCCCAAAGTAAAAAAGGCGCAACTCCTTATTGGGCGTCAAGCTGACGACGGACGCATCCTACTCCTTTTTGGAGAAGAAACACATCCTGAAGTCAAAGGACTTTTGAGCTATGCTCACGCCGGAGCGTTTGTCTTCGGGAGTGAAGAAGAACTCGATTCTTTTGCGTTTTCTCGCGATGATCGCTATTGCCTGGCAGCGCAAACCACGCAAGATCGTGAACGTTTTGAAACCATGGCGCAGAAGCTCAACCAACGCGAAGACATCGACGTCATCGTGCTCCATACGATCTGCGATGCGACCAAGCGTCGTCAGGAAGAAGCCGTGGCATTAGCGCACGAAGTGGATTTCATGGTTGTTGTCGGCGGATTCAACAGCGGCAATACTCGACGCTTGGCAAAAGTGGTTCAAGCACAGGGTACACCATGTGTCCATGTGGAAACACGCAAAGACCTCCCTCTTGACAAACTCGCCAAGGTTACCAAAATTGGTATGACTTCAGGAGCTTCCACTCCCAAGTCCGTGTTCGAGGACATCTACCAATGCCTCATCGGCCTTTAA
- a CDS encoding DsbA family protein — MKIRLWCLTLLVIVALAFPLGACAADNDLKDQIATILKENPQIILDVLRENNVKVFEIVEQGVNAKRENEVKALMAKEIKNPLKPKIDDSRPFLGKKDAPVTIVEYSSFLCGYCAKGAQSIKALLAQSPDKYRVFFKHFVLSDEAKEAARYFEAIARQDQAMAWKFHDLAFAKQAQIAQQGDEALKQIAKEAGANMDQLQKDLEDPAIDKQLTQDTNEARQFGFDGTPTYLVDGVSIRGAAPPQRFDYIVEEIAKAKK, encoded by the coding sequence ATGAAAATTCGTCTCTGGTGCCTGACCTTGCTCGTCATCGTTGCGCTTGCTTTTCCTCTTGGTGCATGCGCAGCCGATAACGACCTCAAGGATCAAATCGCCACTATCCTCAAAGAAAATCCGCAAATTATTCTTGATGTCCTGCGTGAAAACAACGTGAAGGTCTTTGAAATCGTCGAACAAGGCGTCAACGCAAAGCGCGAAAACGAAGTCAAAGCGCTTATGGCGAAGGAAATCAAGAATCCGCTCAAACCGAAAATCGATGATTCTCGTCCCTTCCTTGGGAAAAAAGACGCTCCCGTCACGATTGTGGAATATTCCAGTTTTCTGTGTGGATATTGTGCCAAAGGCGCCCAATCCATCAAAGCATTACTGGCGCAGTCCCCAGACAAATACCGTGTATTCTTCAAGCATTTCGTGTTGAGCGATGAAGCCAAAGAAGCGGCTCGCTACTTTGAAGCGATTGCTCGTCAAGACCAGGCCATGGCCTGGAAGTTCCATGACCTTGCATTCGCAAAACAAGCCCAAATCGCACAACAAGGCGATGAAGCATTAAAACAAATTGCCAAAGAAGCCGGTGCCAATATGGATCAACTCCAAAAAGACCTGGAAGATCCGGCCATTGACAAACAACTTACCCAAGACACCAATGAAGCACGCCAGTTCGGTTTCGACGGTACCCCGACCTACCTCGTCGACGGCGTCTCCATCCGCGGCGCCGCCCCACCGCAGCGTTTCGATTACATCGTTGAAGAGATAGCAAAGGCGAAGAAGTAG